The nucleotide sequence ATCCGCCGGAATCAAAGCCGACATATCCGGGAGGAGCTCCGATAAGTTTTGCAGCATTATGTTTTTCCATATAGTCGCTCATATCGACCCTGATTAAGGCTTCCTTTGTACCGAATAAAAATTCGGCGAGAGTTTTTGCAAGAAGGGTTTTCCCGACACCGGTAGGGCCTAAAAACAAAAATGAACCTATGGGTCTGTCTGGAGACGAAATACCTGCACGGGACCTTCTAATTGAATTGGACAAAATCGATATGGGTTCATCTTGCCCTATCACCGATTTTTTTAATTCATCTTCAATATGAAGCATCCTTTCGGCCTCATCTTGGCTCAATTTATTTACGGGGATATCCGTCATCATTGCAACAACTTCTGCTATATCGTTTTCGTCAACATAGGAAATAGGATGCTGATAAGAAGTCATCCACTTATTTTTAATTTGATATATATCGTTTTTTAGCTCAAGAACTTCGTCTCTGATTAAGGCTGCTTTTTCATAATTTTGCATCTCAACCATCTCGGCTTTTTCAAGCATCAAAACCTTTATCTTGTCTTCAATTTCAAAAAGTTCGCCGGGTTTTTTGTCAAGAATAGTTTTTTTCATTGCCCCTGCTTCATCCAATACATCAATAGCTTTATCCGGAAAAAATCTATCCGTAATATACCGTTTTGAATATTCAATTATCTTGGTTACAGTCTGAGGTTCGTAGATCACGTTGTGATGTTCTTCATATTTATGTTTTATACCGCATAGTATATCAAAGGTCTCTTCAGGATTCGGTTCTTTAACTTGAATCAACTGAAAGCGCCGCTCAAGGGCCAAATCGTTTTTAAAATACCTTCGGTATTCATCAACTGTTGTAGCCCCAATACATTGTATTTCGCCTCTGGCTAGGGCAGGCTTTAAAATATTGGCAGCGTCCATAGCTCCCTGAGAGCCGCCGGTACCTATGAGGGTATGAATTTCATCTATAAACAAAATTATATTTTTATTCTCTTTTATTTCATTTATAATTTGCTTCAGCCTTTCTTCAAACTGCCCCCTATACTTTGTTCCTGCAATTACGGAACCTAAATCCAAAGAAACAATACTTTTATTCAATAAATCGTGAGGCACGTTTTCGTTTATTATGGCGAAGGCCAAGCCTTCAACAATGGAGGTCTTTCCTATTCCGGGCTCTCCTACAAGGATGGGATTATTTTTTGTTCTGCGGGAAAGGATTTGGATGAGCCTTCTGATTTCTTTTTCGCGGCCTATAATTGGGTCAAGACTGCCGGAACTTACAATATCCGTCAGGTTGCGTCCAAATTCGGAAAGAGCCGATGATTTTGACTTAGACACGTCGGCTGCTTTAGCGGTTCGGGCAGAATCCATCTGATCGGTTATTTTTAATATTATCATCCTTATGTCTTCAGTGACGATATTATACCGCATAAAAAAATCGGATATTATGGAATTTTCTTCTCTGACAAGGGCTACAAGAAGATGCTCGGTACCGACAACACTTTGCCTCATAGTCCTTGCTTCTATTGTTGCAATATCGACCAAAGTCTTTATTCTTCGAGAAGGAGGAATTTCACCTATGATTCTATCCCCTGTACGGATAGGAGTGTTCTGTTCTATAAACAACTGTAAATTGAGAATATCAATATTTAATTTTTGAAGAATTATATAACCCCTGCCTACCTTATTGCGGATCAAAGCAGATAAAATATGCTCGGGTTGAAACAGATCCGCATTAACCCGCCTGGCTTCCTGCTGACCAAAAAGAGTAAGCAGCTTATGAGCATCTTGTGAAAGACCTTGACACATATAACACCTCACATTATAATTCGGACTTTTGAACAAAGTTCTTGAATGGTACGAGCCCTATATTCTTCTATAGAAAAATCGTTTAAATTTCTATCGGATAAGCCTGTATGACTGTTTAACAATAAAAAAGCAAGATGACCCATTTGGGACTTAAAAATCATCGAGTTGCATTCTTCATTGGTAATACCGGTAATTAAGCCCATATTTAAGCCGAACTTTATTTTAAAAACTATATCGGCAGCTTCCTTAAAATCCATAAGTTTTGCACTTTGAGCTACAGCGAGAACTCTTCTAAGCATATCTTCAACCTTCAATGTATTTTCATTTAGAAAAGTTTTTCTCTTCTCTCTTTCAATTTCAATTATGGAATTTACACAGGAAATAAAATCCGCAGTCTGAATCTCTTCATTATCGCCTGCAGATACGGCATTTGAAATCAAAAAAAGAGCCCCTATGGAACTTTTGGAATTCGGCGAGTAGTAACCGGCAACATTAAGATTGTTTTGTTTTGTTAATTCCAAGACTGAACCTAAACAGTTGGAATAAAGGATTCCCGGAAGAGAACATAAAACCGAGAATTTCAGCCCCGTACCGATTCCCATAAGATTGGAAGTTAAAAAACCCAAGTCCTTATCTTCGGCAAATTTAATTTTTTCTCTCATTTTAACTTCCATAAAGGAGGCCCTTGCATAGGCCTCTTCAGGATCCATTCCGGCTGCAAAAGAACTTATGTTTATATGATCTTCAAGGTTCAAACCTATATAAAGAGAGCCGTTTTCGTGCACCAAAACGGCCTTTTCTATTTTTTCAGGC is from Treponema denticola and encodes:
- a CDS encoding ATP-dependent Clp protease ATP-binding subunit, whose translation is MCQGLSQDAHKLLTLFGQQEARRVNADLFQPEHILSALIRNKVGRGYIILQKLNIDILNLQLFIEQNTPIRTGDRIIGEIPPSRRIKTLVDIATIEARTMRQSVVGTEHLLVALVREENSIISDFFMRYNIVTEDIRMIILKITDQMDSARTAKAADVSKSKSSALSEFGRNLTDIVSSGSLDPIIGREKEIRRLIQILSRRTKNNPILVGEPGIGKTSIVEGLAFAIINENVPHDLLNKSIVSLDLGSVIAGTKYRGQFEERLKQIINEIKENKNIILFIDEIHTLIGTGGSQGAMDAANILKPALARGEIQCIGATTVDEYRRYFKNDLALERRFQLIQVKEPNPEETFDILCGIKHKYEEHHNVIYEPQTVTKIIEYSKRYITDRFFPDKAIDVLDEAGAMKKTILDKKPGELFEIEDKIKVLMLEKAEMVEMQNYEKAALIRDEVLELKNDIYQIKNKWMTSYQHPISYVDENDIAEVVAMMTDIPVNKLSQDEAERMLHIEDELKKSVIGQDEPISILSNSIRRSRAGISSPDRPIGSFLFLGPTGVGKTLLAKTLAEFLFGTKEALIRVDMSDYMEKHNAAKLIGAPPGYVGFDSGGFLTEKIRRNPYSVLLLDEVEKAHPDVFNILLQILEEGELRDSSGRIVNFKNTVIIMTSNAGSKSIIKENQLGFNPSGDGVMAYSEIRASALNEIKKFLSPEFINRIDELLVFKPLDKDDIKRILKLELKKFEDRIAKLDLYIELSKEAEDFFADKGYDPAYGARPMRRLLQNKIEDVLSLKIISGEFSKGKTALVDFSASENDIIISIKENPNYEGAYSAPVKCEVESN
- a CDS encoding ATP--guanido phosphotransferase: MISKFDGWYMESGPDTDVVLYSRCDIARNISGFLFPNKINLSDSVDVVSLVFSFFCTLGDSAYFKKLQLRAIDPLSIKLLEERGIILPDMPEKIEKAVLVHENGSLYIGLNLEDHINISSFAAGMDPEEAYARASFMEVKMREKIKFAEDKDLGFLTSNLMGIGTGLKFSVLCSLPGILYSNCLGSVLELTKQNNLNVAGYYSPNSKSSIGALFLISNAVSAGDNEEIQTADFISCVNSIIEIEREKRKTFLNENTLKVEDMLRRVLAVAQSAKLMDFKEAADIVFKIKFGLNMGLITGITNEECNSMIFKSQMGHLAFLLLNSHTGLSDRNLNDFSIEEYRARTIQELCSKVRIIM